One Poecilia reticulata strain Guanapo linkage group LG19, Guppy_female_1.0+MT, whole genome shotgun sequence genomic window carries:
- the faap100 gene encoding Fanconi anemia core complex-associated protein 100 isoform X1 — MMEGRCAAESWAEFGLLGKSGTPLVKCGTGTDVFICTGGEEVYVFTAQEKTLRAVLQMPAAVRDLVVSHDEQLLFVACWSGVYCVNIQLLVPSFSHDAGSGPTELKISTESLVAVADRVSSLLVVGSVLLTLCRTDASWSLTLYQTQRTSQSDPCDLLASFSLPLVSPKVQGDTESRCVLVCVYPGDLLTASSPPRPPRSHYSLQPLLFRRLFGAEAALSKSPVVLCGLPDGRLSFLPLRIPGSRLRILHSLEQSVVFVGASAVMETDAGCAGCLIALGKQGRAVLIRAGRAGLDGGGGARFTLGCVPGPVECACMDQSRVYYSTGSDLLMVDLWDGSSGTVGRQGDMVDEASRSNPAALVTPISLNVSGVAALHQPTCSSAGEVQLLSLSVRGRLQSIRLPVGTQEDGLSKRPSSQVGRSVGDILSAIGDICERASVLKTIIRSKNQILKQLNQVMNISFLLSNRSESDLKPVRCRGSVRWSRLLQRDSLNLTCVLENLSPFVLERGWTLSVTVLPLSCPLEAGGEASSMNYSFPLGAFGPGESVEVSLPVAAAGDASFPVTVTCSLLFSLWRFLGQEEATAPLDLQSACFSLPLNTLTVDWLHALRLSDPPAPARSSSNLADLLQGFISSRQLQCRGGGQASRPEEYSARVRVSSELLRDALGLAPGSPRVSLLEWLLSEGCGGVKTERKGIKTDGSSSVICGSAPDNAAVKLTAEEVNVEEKTKPLVTMEVQVKSSSVAAVCGLHYALLRRIQTLLQKAGSSRTVPTADLRLALQQAEEQRGQVWEASSVGVSSGQTPLLLRVYQQLRDGPLLML, encoded by the exons ATGATGGAAGGACGGTGCGCTGCTGAGTCTTGGGCTGAGTTCGGCCTTTTAGGAAAATCTGGAACACCGCTGGTCAAGTGTGGAACTGGGACGGATGTTTTCATCTGTACTGGTGGTGAGGAGGTTTATGTCTTCACTGCGCAGGAGAAAACACTGAGG GCGGTTCTTCAGATGCCTGCTGCTGTGAGGGATCTGGTTGTCAGCCATGATGAGCAGCTCCTGTTTGTGGCATGCTGGAGTGGAGTGTACTGCGTCAACATCCAGCTGCTGGTACCCAG TTTCTCCCATGATGCAGGTTCTGGTCCCACTGAGTTGAAGATCTCTACTGAGTCTCTCGTTGCCGTCGCCGACAGGGTGTCGTCCCTCCTGGTCGTTGGTTCTGTGCTCTTGACCCTTTGCCGGACCGACGCGTCCTGGTCACTGACTCTGTATCAAACCCAACGGACGTCCCAGTCCGACCCCTGCGATCTGCTCGCCTCCTTCTCTCTGCCGCTGGTCTCGCCTAAAGTTCAAGGTGACACAGAATCCAGAtgtgtgctggtgtgtgtgtatCCCGGCGACTTGTTGACCGCCTCCTCCCCTCCTCGTCCGCCTCGTTCCCACTATTCCCTCCAGCCTCTCCTCTTCAGGCGTCTGTTTGGGGCAGAAGCGGCGCTCTCCAAATCGCCGGTTGTGCTCTGCGGCCTGCCAGACGGACGCTTGTCCTTCCTCCCTCTGCGCATCCCGGGATCCAGGCTCCGGATCCTCCACAGCCTCGAGCAGTCGGTCGTGTTTGTCGGAGCATCTGCTGTCATGGAAACCGATGCAGGTTGCGCAGGGTGCTTGATAGCTCTGGGCAAACAAGGCAGAGCCGTTCTGATCAGGGCTGGCAGGGCCGGATTGGATGGAGGTGGCGGCGCCAGGTTTACCCTGGGGTGCGTCCCAGGTCCTGTGGAGTGTGCCTGTATGGATCAGAGCCGTGTTTACTACAGCACCGGGTCAGACCTACTGATGGTGGATTTGTGGGACGGTTCTTCTGGGACAGTAGGAAGACAGGGGGACATGGTGGACGAAGCATCCCGGTCCAACCCTGCTGCCCTCGTCACACCCATCAGTTTAAACGTGAGCGGAGTCGCAGCTTTGCACCAGCCTACATGCAGCTCTGCAG GTGAAGTTCAGCTGCTCAGTCTGTCGGTCAGAGGGCGGCTGCAGTCCATTCGTCTCCCTGTTGGGACACAGGAGGATGGTTTGTCCAAGCGTCCCTCCTCCCAGGTTGGACGCAGCGTCGGGGACATCCTGTCTGCCATTGGGGACATTTGTGAAAG AGCATCAGTGCTGAAAACCATCATCAGATCTAAGAATCAGATCCTGAAGCAGCTGAATCAGGTGATGAACATCAGCTTCCTGCTGTCGAACCGTTCAGAGTCCGACTTGAAGCCGGTCAGATGTCGTGGTTCGGTACGGTGGAGCAGACTGCTTCAGAGAGACTCCCTGAACCTGACATGCGTCCTGGAGAACTTGAGTCCTTTCGTCCTGGAGCGCGGCTGGACGCTGAGTGTCACTGTCCTCCCGCTGTCCTGTCCTCTAGAAGCAGGAGGGGAAGCCTCGTCTATGAACTACTCCTTCCCGTTAGGCGCTTTCGGCCCGGGGGAGTCGGTGGAGGTGTCTCTGCCGGTTGCGGCGGCGGGCGACGCTTCCTTCCCCGTTACCGTGACCTGCTCGCTCCTGTTCTCCCTCTGGAGGTTTCTGGGACAGGAGGAGGCGACGGCCCCTCTGGACTTGCAGAGCGCCTGTTTCAGTTTGCCCTTGAACACCCTGACGGTGGACTGGCTGCACGCCCTGCGGCTCAGCGACCCGCCGGCTCCGGCCCGGTCCAGCAGCAACCTGGCAGACCTCCTCCAGGGTTTTATAAGCTCACGGCAGCTCCAGTGCAGAGGAGGAGGCCAGGCGTCCAGACCGGAGGAGTATTCTGCTAGAGTCCGTGTGTCGTCAGAGTTACTGAGGGACGCTTTGGGGTTGGCCCCCGGGAGCCCCCGTGTTTCTTTGCTTGAGTGGCTGTTGTCTGAAGGTTGTGGTGGAGTGAAGACGGAGCGCAAAGGAATCAAGACTGACGGGAGCAGTTCGGTGATCTGTGGCAGTGCACCGGATAACGCTGCAGTCAAATTGACTGCTGAAGAG GTAAACGTAGAGGAGAAGACGAAACCCCTGGTCACCATGGAGGTTCAGGTGAAGAGCTCGTCAGTTGCGGCTGTGTGCGGCCTGCACTACGCCTTGCTGCGTCGCATTCAG ACTCTGCTGCAGAAGGCCGGTTCCTCCAGAACGGTTCCCACTGCAGATTTGAGGCTAGCGCTACAGCAAGCTGAG GAGCAGCGAGGTCAGGTCTGGGAGGCCAGCAGTGTGGGCGTGTCCTCTGGGCAGACGCCGCTCCTCCTGCGTGTTTACCAGCAGCTCAGAGATGGCCCTCTGCTCATGCTCTGA
- the faap100 gene encoding Fanconi anemia core complex-associated protein 100 isoform X2: MMEGRCAAESWAEFGLLGKSGTPLVKCGTGTDVFICTGGEEVYVFTAQEKTLRAVLQMPAAVRDLVVSHDEQLLFVACWSGVYCVNIQLLVPRVSSLLVVGSVLLTLCRTDASWSLTLYQTQRTSQSDPCDLLASFSLPLVSPKVQGDTESRCVLVCVYPGDLLTASSPPRPPRSHYSLQPLLFRRLFGAEAALSKSPVVLCGLPDGRLSFLPLRIPGSRLRILHSLEQSVVFVGASAVMETDAGCAGCLIALGKQGRAVLIRAGRAGLDGGGGARFTLGCVPGPVECACMDQSRVYYSTGSDLLMVDLWDGSSGTVGRQGDMVDEASRSNPAALVTPISLNVSGVAALHQPTCSSAGEVQLLSLSVRGRLQSIRLPVGTQEDGLSKRPSSQVGRSVGDILSAIGDICERASVLKTIIRSKNQILKQLNQVMNISFLLSNRSESDLKPVRCRGSVRWSRLLQRDSLNLTCVLENLSPFVLERGWTLSVTVLPLSCPLEAGGEASSMNYSFPLGAFGPGESVEVSLPVAAAGDASFPVTVTCSLLFSLWRFLGQEEATAPLDLQSACFSLPLNTLTVDWLHALRLSDPPAPARSSSNLADLLQGFISSRQLQCRGGGQASRPEEYSARVRVSSELLRDALGLAPGSPRVSLLEWLLSEGCGGVKTERKGIKTDGSSSVICGSAPDNAAVKLTAEEVNVEEKTKPLVTMEVQVKSSSVAAVCGLHYALLRRIQTLLQKAGSSRTVPTADLRLALQQAEEQRGQVWEASSVGVSSGQTPLLLRVYQQLRDGPLLML, encoded by the exons ATGATGGAAGGACGGTGCGCTGCTGAGTCTTGGGCTGAGTTCGGCCTTTTAGGAAAATCTGGAACACCGCTGGTCAAGTGTGGAACTGGGACGGATGTTTTCATCTGTACTGGTGGTGAGGAGGTTTATGTCTTCACTGCGCAGGAGAAAACACTGAGG GCGGTTCTTCAGATGCCTGCTGCTGTGAGGGATCTGGTTGTCAGCCATGATGAGCAGCTCCTGTTTGTGGCATGCTGGAGTGGAGTGTACTGCGTCAACATCCAGCTGCTGGTACCCAG GGTGTCGTCCCTCCTGGTCGTTGGTTCTGTGCTCTTGACCCTTTGCCGGACCGACGCGTCCTGGTCACTGACTCTGTATCAAACCCAACGGACGTCCCAGTCCGACCCCTGCGATCTGCTCGCCTCCTTCTCTCTGCCGCTGGTCTCGCCTAAAGTTCAAGGTGACACAGAATCCAGAtgtgtgctggtgtgtgtgtatCCCGGCGACTTGTTGACCGCCTCCTCCCCTCCTCGTCCGCCTCGTTCCCACTATTCCCTCCAGCCTCTCCTCTTCAGGCGTCTGTTTGGGGCAGAAGCGGCGCTCTCCAAATCGCCGGTTGTGCTCTGCGGCCTGCCAGACGGACGCTTGTCCTTCCTCCCTCTGCGCATCCCGGGATCCAGGCTCCGGATCCTCCACAGCCTCGAGCAGTCGGTCGTGTTTGTCGGAGCATCTGCTGTCATGGAAACCGATGCAGGTTGCGCAGGGTGCTTGATAGCTCTGGGCAAACAAGGCAGAGCCGTTCTGATCAGGGCTGGCAGGGCCGGATTGGATGGAGGTGGCGGCGCCAGGTTTACCCTGGGGTGCGTCCCAGGTCCTGTGGAGTGTGCCTGTATGGATCAGAGCCGTGTTTACTACAGCACCGGGTCAGACCTACTGATGGTGGATTTGTGGGACGGTTCTTCTGGGACAGTAGGAAGACAGGGGGACATGGTGGACGAAGCATCCCGGTCCAACCCTGCTGCCCTCGTCACACCCATCAGTTTAAACGTGAGCGGAGTCGCAGCTTTGCACCAGCCTACATGCAGCTCTGCAG GTGAAGTTCAGCTGCTCAGTCTGTCGGTCAGAGGGCGGCTGCAGTCCATTCGTCTCCCTGTTGGGACACAGGAGGATGGTTTGTCCAAGCGTCCCTCCTCCCAGGTTGGACGCAGCGTCGGGGACATCCTGTCTGCCATTGGGGACATTTGTGAAAG AGCATCAGTGCTGAAAACCATCATCAGATCTAAGAATCAGATCCTGAAGCAGCTGAATCAGGTGATGAACATCAGCTTCCTGCTGTCGAACCGTTCAGAGTCCGACTTGAAGCCGGTCAGATGTCGTGGTTCGGTACGGTGGAGCAGACTGCTTCAGAGAGACTCCCTGAACCTGACATGCGTCCTGGAGAACTTGAGTCCTTTCGTCCTGGAGCGCGGCTGGACGCTGAGTGTCACTGTCCTCCCGCTGTCCTGTCCTCTAGAAGCAGGAGGGGAAGCCTCGTCTATGAACTACTCCTTCCCGTTAGGCGCTTTCGGCCCGGGGGAGTCGGTGGAGGTGTCTCTGCCGGTTGCGGCGGCGGGCGACGCTTCCTTCCCCGTTACCGTGACCTGCTCGCTCCTGTTCTCCCTCTGGAGGTTTCTGGGACAGGAGGAGGCGACGGCCCCTCTGGACTTGCAGAGCGCCTGTTTCAGTTTGCCCTTGAACACCCTGACGGTGGACTGGCTGCACGCCCTGCGGCTCAGCGACCCGCCGGCTCCGGCCCGGTCCAGCAGCAACCTGGCAGACCTCCTCCAGGGTTTTATAAGCTCACGGCAGCTCCAGTGCAGAGGAGGAGGCCAGGCGTCCAGACCGGAGGAGTATTCTGCTAGAGTCCGTGTGTCGTCAGAGTTACTGAGGGACGCTTTGGGGTTGGCCCCCGGGAGCCCCCGTGTTTCTTTGCTTGAGTGGCTGTTGTCTGAAGGTTGTGGTGGAGTGAAGACGGAGCGCAAAGGAATCAAGACTGACGGGAGCAGTTCGGTGATCTGTGGCAGTGCACCGGATAACGCTGCAGTCAAATTGACTGCTGAAGAG GTAAACGTAGAGGAGAAGACGAAACCCCTGGTCACCATGGAGGTTCAGGTGAAGAGCTCGTCAGTTGCGGCTGTGTGCGGCCTGCACTACGCCTTGCTGCGTCGCATTCAG ACTCTGCTGCAGAAGGCCGGTTCCTCCAGAACGGTTCCCACTGCAGATTTGAGGCTAGCGCTACAGCAAGCTGAG GAGCAGCGAGGTCAGGTCTGGGAGGCCAGCAGTGTGGGCGTGTCCTCTGGGCAGACGCCGCTCCTCCTGCGTGTTTACCAGCAGCTCAGAGATGGCCCTCTGCTCATGCTCTGA
- the faap100 gene encoding Fanconi anemia core complex-associated protein 100 isoform X4, with protein MMSSSCLWHAGVECTASTSSCWYPGSGPTELKISTESLVAVADRVSSLLVVGSVLLTLCRTDASWSLTLYQTQRTSQSDPCDLLASFSLPLVSPKVQGDTESRCVLVCVYPGDLLTASSPPRPPRSHYSLQPLLFRRLFGAEAALSKSPVVLCGLPDGRLSFLPLRIPGSRLRILHSLEQSVVFVGASAVMETDAGCAGCLIALGKQGRAVLIRAGRAGLDGGGGARFTLGCVPGPVECACMDQSRVYYSTGSDLLMVDLWDGSSGTVGRQGDMVDEASRSNPAALVTPISLNVSGVAALHQPTCSSAGEVQLLSLSVRGRLQSIRLPVGTQEDGLSKRPSSQVGRSVGDILSAIGDICERASVLKTIIRSKNQILKQLNQVMNISFLLSNRSESDLKPVRCRGSVRWSRLLQRDSLNLTCVLENLSPFVLERGWTLSVTVLPLSCPLEAGGEASSMNYSFPLGAFGPGESVEVSLPVAAAGDASFPVTVTCSLLFSLWRFLGQEEATAPLDLQSACFSLPLNTLTVDWLHALRLSDPPAPARSSSNLADLLQGFISSRQLQCRGGGQASRPEEYSARVRVSSELLRDALGLAPGSPRVSLLEWLLSEGCGGVKTERKGIKTDGSSSVICGSAPDNAAVKLTAEEVNVEEKTKPLVTMEVQVKSSSVAAVCGLHYALLRRIQTLLQKAGSSRTVPTADLRLALQQAEEQRGQVWEASSVGVSSGQTPLLLRVYQQLRDGPLLML; from the exons ATGATGAGCAGCTCCTGTTTGTGGCATGCTGGAGTGGAGTGTACTGCGTCAACATCCAGCTGCTGGTACCCAG GTTCTGGTCCCACTGAGTTGAAGATCTCTACTGAGTCTCTCGTTGCCGTCGCCGACAGGGTGTCGTCCCTCCTGGTCGTTGGTTCTGTGCTCTTGACCCTTTGCCGGACCGACGCGTCCTGGTCACTGACTCTGTATCAAACCCAACGGACGTCCCAGTCCGACCCCTGCGATCTGCTCGCCTCCTTCTCTCTGCCGCTGGTCTCGCCTAAAGTTCAAGGTGACACAGAATCCAGAtgtgtgctggtgtgtgtgtatCCCGGCGACTTGTTGACCGCCTCCTCCCCTCCTCGTCCGCCTCGTTCCCACTATTCCCTCCAGCCTCTCCTCTTCAGGCGTCTGTTTGGGGCAGAAGCGGCGCTCTCCAAATCGCCGGTTGTGCTCTGCGGCCTGCCAGACGGACGCTTGTCCTTCCTCCCTCTGCGCATCCCGGGATCCAGGCTCCGGATCCTCCACAGCCTCGAGCAGTCGGTCGTGTTTGTCGGAGCATCTGCTGTCATGGAAACCGATGCAGGTTGCGCAGGGTGCTTGATAGCTCTGGGCAAACAAGGCAGAGCCGTTCTGATCAGGGCTGGCAGGGCCGGATTGGATGGAGGTGGCGGCGCCAGGTTTACCCTGGGGTGCGTCCCAGGTCCTGTGGAGTGTGCCTGTATGGATCAGAGCCGTGTTTACTACAGCACCGGGTCAGACCTACTGATGGTGGATTTGTGGGACGGTTCTTCTGGGACAGTAGGAAGACAGGGGGACATGGTGGACGAAGCATCCCGGTCCAACCCTGCTGCCCTCGTCACACCCATCAGTTTAAACGTGAGCGGAGTCGCAGCTTTGCACCAGCCTACATGCAGCTCTGCAG GTGAAGTTCAGCTGCTCAGTCTGTCGGTCAGAGGGCGGCTGCAGTCCATTCGTCTCCCTGTTGGGACACAGGAGGATGGTTTGTCCAAGCGTCCCTCCTCCCAGGTTGGACGCAGCGTCGGGGACATCCTGTCTGCCATTGGGGACATTTGTGAAAG AGCATCAGTGCTGAAAACCATCATCAGATCTAAGAATCAGATCCTGAAGCAGCTGAATCAGGTGATGAACATCAGCTTCCTGCTGTCGAACCGTTCAGAGTCCGACTTGAAGCCGGTCAGATGTCGTGGTTCGGTACGGTGGAGCAGACTGCTTCAGAGAGACTCCCTGAACCTGACATGCGTCCTGGAGAACTTGAGTCCTTTCGTCCTGGAGCGCGGCTGGACGCTGAGTGTCACTGTCCTCCCGCTGTCCTGTCCTCTAGAAGCAGGAGGGGAAGCCTCGTCTATGAACTACTCCTTCCCGTTAGGCGCTTTCGGCCCGGGGGAGTCGGTGGAGGTGTCTCTGCCGGTTGCGGCGGCGGGCGACGCTTCCTTCCCCGTTACCGTGACCTGCTCGCTCCTGTTCTCCCTCTGGAGGTTTCTGGGACAGGAGGAGGCGACGGCCCCTCTGGACTTGCAGAGCGCCTGTTTCAGTTTGCCCTTGAACACCCTGACGGTGGACTGGCTGCACGCCCTGCGGCTCAGCGACCCGCCGGCTCCGGCCCGGTCCAGCAGCAACCTGGCAGACCTCCTCCAGGGTTTTATAAGCTCACGGCAGCTCCAGTGCAGAGGAGGAGGCCAGGCGTCCAGACCGGAGGAGTATTCTGCTAGAGTCCGTGTGTCGTCAGAGTTACTGAGGGACGCTTTGGGGTTGGCCCCCGGGAGCCCCCGTGTTTCTTTGCTTGAGTGGCTGTTGTCTGAAGGTTGTGGTGGAGTGAAGACGGAGCGCAAAGGAATCAAGACTGACGGGAGCAGTTCGGTGATCTGTGGCAGTGCACCGGATAACGCTGCAGTCAAATTGACTGCTGAAGAG GTAAACGTAGAGGAGAAGACGAAACCCCTGGTCACCATGGAGGTTCAGGTGAAGAGCTCGTCAGTTGCGGCTGTGTGCGGCCTGCACTACGCCTTGCTGCGTCGCATTCAG ACTCTGCTGCAGAAGGCCGGTTCCTCCAGAACGGTTCCCACTGCAGATTTGAGGCTAGCGCTACAGCAAGCTGAG GAGCAGCGAGGTCAGGTCTGGGAGGCCAGCAGTGTGGGCGTGTCCTCTGGGCAGACGCCGCTCCTCCTGCGTGTTTACCAGCAGCTCAGAGATGGCCCTCTGCTCATGCTCTGA
- the faap100 gene encoding Fanconi anemia core complex-associated protein 100 isoform X3: MAVLKAVLQMPAAVRDLVVSHDEQLLFVACWSGVYCVNIQLLVPSFSHDAGSGPTELKISTESLVAVADRVSSLLVVGSVLLTLCRTDASWSLTLYQTQRTSQSDPCDLLASFSLPLVSPKVQGDTESRCVLVCVYPGDLLTASSPPRPPRSHYSLQPLLFRRLFGAEAALSKSPVVLCGLPDGRLSFLPLRIPGSRLRILHSLEQSVVFVGASAVMETDAGCAGCLIALGKQGRAVLIRAGRAGLDGGGGARFTLGCVPGPVECACMDQSRVYYSTGSDLLMVDLWDGSSGTVGRQGDMVDEASRSNPAALVTPISLNVSGVAALHQPTCSSAGEVQLLSLSVRGRLQSIRLPVGTQEDGLSKRPSSQVGRSVGDILSAIGDICERASVLKTIIRSKNQILKQLNQVMNISFLLSNRSESDLKPVRCRGSVRWSRLLQRDSLNLTCVLENLSPFVLERGWTLSVTVLPLSCPLEAGGEASSMNYSFPLGAFGPGESVEVSLPVAAAGDASFPVTVTCSLLFSLWRFLGQEEATAPLDLQSACFSLPLNTLTVDWLHALRLSDPPAPARSSSNLADLLQGFISSRQLQCRGGGQASRPEEYSARVRVSSELLRDALGLAPGSPRVSLLEWLLSEGCGGVKTERKGIKTDGSSSVICGSAPDNAAVKLTAEEVNVEEKTKPLVTMEVQVKSSSVAAVCGLHYALLRRIQTLLQKAGSSRTVPTADLRLALQQAEEQRGQVWEASSVGVSSGQTPLLLRVYQQLRDGPLLML; encoded by the exons atggctgtattaaaa GCGGTTCTTCAGATGCCTGCTGCTGTGAGGGATCTGGTTGTCAGCCATGATGAGCAGCTCCTGTTTGTGGCATGCTGGAGTGGAGTGTACTGCGTCAACATCCAGCTGCTGGTACCCAG TTTCTCCCATGATGCAGGTTCTGGTCCCACTGAGTTGAAGATCTCTACTGAGTCTCTCGTTGCCGTCGCCGACAGGGTGTCGTCCCTCCTGGTCGTTGGTTCTGTGCTCTTGACCCTTTGCCGGACCGACGCGTCCTGGTCACTGACTCTGTATCAAACCCAACGGACGTCCCAGTCCGACCCCTGCGATCTGCTCGCCTCCTTCTCTCTGCCGCTGGTCTCGCCTAAAGTTCAAGGTGACACAGAATCCAGAtgtgtgctggtgtgtgtgtatCCCGGCGACTTGTTGACCGCCTCCTCCCCTCCTCGTCCGCCTCGTTCCCACTATTCCCTCCAGCCTCTCCTCTTCAGGCGTCTGTTTGGGGCAGAAGCGGCGCTCTCCAAATCGCCGGTTGTGCTCTGCGGCCTGCCAGACGGACGCTTGTCCTTCCTCCCTCTGCGCATCCCGGGATCCAGGCTCCGGATCCTCCACAGCCTCGAGCAGTCGGTCGTGTTTGTCGGAGCATCTGCTGTCATGGAAACCGATGCAGGTTGCGCAGGGTGCTTGATAGCTCTGGGCAAACAAGGCAGAGCCGTTCTGATCAGGGCTGGCAGGGCCGGATTGGATGGAGGTGGCGGCGCCAGGTTTACCCTGGGGTGCGTCCCAGGTCCTGTGGAGTGTGCCTGTATGGATCAGAGCCGTGTTTACTACAGCACCGGGTCAGACCTACTGATGGTGGATTTGTGGGACGGTTCTTCTGGGACAGTAGGAAGACAGGGGGACATGGTGGACGAAGCATCCCGGTCCAACCCTGCTGCCCTCGTCACACCCATCAGTTTAAACGTGAGCGGAGTCGCAGCTTTGCACCAGCCTACATGCAGCTCTGCAG GTGAAGTTCAGCTGCTCAGTCTGTCGGTCAGAGGGCGGCTGCAGTCCATTCGTCTCCCTGTTGGGACACAGGAGGATGGTTTGTCCAAGCGTCCCTCCTCCCAGGTTGGACGCAGCGTCGGGGACATCCTGTCTGCCATTGGGGACATTTGTGAAAG AGCATCAGTGCTGAAAACCATCATCAGATCTAAGAATCAGATCCTGAAGCAGCTGAATCAGGTGATGAACATCAGCTTCCTGCTGTCGAACCGTTCAGAGTCCGACTTGAAGCCGGTCAGATGTCGTGGTTCGGTACGGTGGAGCAGACTGCTTCAGAGAGACTCCCTGAACCTGACATGCGTCCTGGAGAACTTGAGTCCTTTCGTCCTGGAGCGCGGCTGGACGCTGAGTGTCACTGTCCTCCCGCTGTCCTGTCCTCTAGAAGCAGGAGGGGAAGCCTCGTCTATGAACTACTCCTTCCCGTTAGGCGCTTTCGGCCCGGGGGAGTCGGTGGAGGTGTCTCTGCCGGTTGCGGCGGCGGGCGACGCTTCCTTCCCCGTTACCGTGACCTGCTCGCTCCTGTTCTCCCTCTGGAGGTTTCTGGGACAGGAGGAGGCGACGGCCCCTCTGGACTTGCAGAGCGCCTGTTTCAGTTTGCCCTTGAACACCCTGACGGTGGACTGGCTGCACGCCCTGCGGCTCAGCGACCCGCCGGCTCCGGCCCGGTCCAGCAGCAACCTGGCAGACCTCCTCCAGGGTTTTATAAGCTCACGGCAGCTCCAGTGCAGAGGAGGAGGCCAGGCGTCCAGACCGGAGGAGTATTCTGCTAGAGTCCGTGTGTCGTCAGAGTTACTGAGGGACGCTTTGGGGTTGGCCCCCGGGAGCCCCCGTGTTTCTTTGCTTGAGTGGCTGTTGTCTGAAGGTTGTGGTGGAGTGAAGACGGAGCGCAAAGGAATCAAGACTGACGGGAGCAGTTCGGTGATCTGTGGCAGTGCACCGGATAACGCTGCAGTCAAATTGACTGCTGAAGAG GTAAACGTAGAGGAGAAGACGAAACCCCTGGTCACCATGGAGGTTCAGGTGAAGAGCTCGTCAGTTGCGGCTGTGTGCGGCCTGCACTACGCCTTGCTGCGTCGCATTCAG ACTCTGCTGCAGAAGGCCGGTTCCTCCAGAACGGTTCCCACTGCAGATTTGAGGCTAGCGCTACAGCAAGCTGAG GAGCAGCGAGGTCAGGTCTGGGAGGCCAGCAGTGTGGGCGTGTCCTCTGGGCAGACGCCGCTCCTCCTGCGTGTTTACCAGCAGCTCAGAGATGGCCCTCTGCTCATGCTCTGA
- the birc5a gene encoding baculoviral IAP repeat-containing protein 5a yields the protein MGPLNEKDIEFYFFENRLKTFQGWPFDEDCACTPENMARAGFIHTPSENSPDTAMCFFCLKELEGWEPEDDPEKEHRSHSSSCHFIALKKKVEELTMEEFFKLQKERHKFVVNKTGNEATAKFEEAARLRRAEIIKTAMGEE from the exons ATGGGCCCGTTGAATGAAAAGGATATCGAGTTCTATTTTTTTGAGAACAGACTTAAAACCTTTCAAGGGTGGCCGTTTGACGAAGACTGCGCGTGCACTCCTGAGAAC ATGGCCAGAGCTGGTTTTATCCACACGCCATCAGAGAACAGCCCGGACACGGCCATGTGTTTCTTCTGTCTCAAGGAGCTGGAAGGCTGGGAGCCAGAGGACGACCCAGA GAAGGAACACAGATCCCATTCGTCATCCTGCCATTTTATCGCCCTGAAGAAAAAAGTAGAGGAGCTGACCATGGAAGAATTCTTCAAACTCCAGAAGGAGAGGCACAAATTCGTAGTT AACAAAACTGGAAACGAGGCCACTGCCAAGTTTGAGGAAGCAGCCAGGCTGAGGCGAGCAGAAATCATTAAGACGGCCATGGGAGAGGAGTGA
- the tmem235b gene encoding transmembrane protein 235, with amino-acid sequence MTEFSYSRSEKYFFSFLNVVVRRRDGGKLWISAGDCALRTRPNLQPRTMKVTFGALVITAGVCGVLSFAFLAASLGTDYWYIIGMNPMNTTEVEDMSSHSGLWSINEGGKMHPDSIDSFAADSSKYTETELRMLSMHRAIVVMLPLSLVLLLFGGICGLVSALARSPVLLTGTACYFFISSLLTLCGASLYIVYSYQALAETKRLVGPEGLAYIHTSFGWSLGLAWLSYGLELLTGTLMLIAALKARLRQRGPSKA; translated from the exons ATGACAGAATTTTCTTACAGCCGTTcggaaaaatatttcttttcttttctgaacgTTGTCGTGCGTCGCAGAGACGGTGGGAAGCTTTGGATCTCCGCCGGGGACTGCGCGTTACGCACGAGGCCGAACCTTCAGCCGCGCACCATGAAGGTAACCTTTGGCGCTCTGGTCATCACTGCCGGGGTCTGCGGCGTTCTCAGCTTCGCCTTTCTGGCGGCTTCCCTCGGAACCGATTATTGGTACATCATAGGGATGAACCCAATGAACACGACCGAAGTTGAGGATATGAGCTCTCACTCGGGGTTGTGGAGCATCAACGAAG GAGGGAAGATGCATCCTGACTCCATTGATTCATTTGCAGCCGATTCCTCCAAATACACCGAGACCGAACTGCGCATGCTGA GCATGCACAGAGCCATCGTGGTGATGCTGCCACTCAGCCTGGTTCTCCTGTTGTTTGGGGGAATCTGCGGACTGGTCAGCGCCCTGGCTCGGAGCCCCGTCCTGCTCACCGGCACGGCCTGTTACTTCTTCATCAGCA GCCTGCTGACTCTTTGTGGTGCGAGTCTCTACATCGTCTACTCCTACCAAGCTTTGGCAGAGACGAAGCGCCTGGTGGGGCCGGAGGGCCTGGCCTACATCCACACCTCCTTCGGCTGGTCTCTGGGCCTGGCCTGGCTCTCCTACGGCCTGGAGCTGCTCACCGGAACTCTGATGCTCATAGCCGCACTAAAGGCCAGGCTGCGGCAGAGAGGGCCCAGTAAGGCCTGA